Part of the Henckelia pumila isolate YLH828 chromosome 2, ASM3356847v2, whole genome shotgun sequence genome is shown below.
TGCAccagaaaataatgctactggATACACACAAGCACACCCCCCCAAGCTGATGAACATTAGCCAACTTCTAAAGCAGCAAATATATCAACAAATTCTTGGCAAGGAAAATTATACACAGACAAAATACTATGAAACATGAAATGATATTAGTACTTGCACAAGGTCAAATCTTTGAGCATGCTATTTGTTTTTAGCTTTTGAGTAtgctgatttttattttcactatTAGATCATTTTTCTCGACCTGAATTCTTTAATCGAGTACCAATAAACAATTTCTCTGCAGTTTTGACACCTTCACAAAACTAACCGATCACAGGCAATTTCCCAACTAATTCAGTGAACGGTACCACATCGGCTAACAGCAATAGAAGAAAATAGAGAGTAAACATCTATGCACAACACAGGCATGCACTCATTTGTAAGCAACAAATTAGCTCATTAGCAAAAAAGTAGAGAACGAAAAAGAACAAAGTGGGCGACAAAAAAAAAAGTGCATTGGCTAGTGCAAAATACCTTCAAAGTACATGAATACACCGTCCTTTCGGCGCCAGGGCTTGCGTTGGCGAACAATAACAGCGGGCATGACCTTCTTACGGAGATCTGGCTTTCCCTTCTTGACGGTAGCCATCACCATGTCTCCGACGCAAGCGGAGGGAAGCCTGTTAAGTCTCCCCTTGATTCCCTTCACCGATATGATGTAAAGATTCTTCGCTCCCGTATTGTCCGCGCAGTTCACCGTCGCCGCCACCGGCAAACCAAGCGACATCCGGAACTTGTTCCCCGCCGATCCTCCACGTCCTGGTCAGTGGCCATGCACAAATTTTAGTTGAAACCAATAAAGATTACATTTTTCATGGGATTAGGGTTTGAAGATCTCACCTCGCTTCGACATTTTGCCTTTTTTTTTCCCAGCTACCCTTCTAGCGGTTAGGGGGTTTATATAATTGTGGGCTAGGGTTTTATCAGCAATAAAAGTTAAATGGGCTTCTAATTTTTGCCAGGCCCAGTTTGATTGTTCAATCGGTCAATTGAACTTCGCATTCAAATTTTAAACACCAGAttctcaacaaaaaaaaaaaaaaaataataataataataataataataataataataataaatcaattaattaaacaccGAGAGACCTTTTATTATGCAGTGTAGGGGTTGCCCACCGTCTCACTATTTAGACAATTGAATTATTATATTAAGTGATCGTCTAGACCGTCTAATCGCCGCATAGACGCCTCAAAATtaacatataatattttatttttttcaattttaattttttttaaaaatattatttaacatATTTGTCCATCAATTTGTATGAGATGAAAACGAAAAATATGTAATGTATTTCGAGTTGAATTCGATAACGagaaattattggataaatattaagatgaacaagaataattagatatttaaactTGAAAAAACATTACTTAGACATGTGAATTAGATAAAGAGAAATTATTGGATAATATTAAGATAAATCGAACTAGAATAACTAGATATTtggactaaaaataaaaaactgcaTAAGCCCCGCCTAAGCATCTAAGCGCTAGGGGGTGGGTGACTGATCGTCtaccattttttaaaacattggTATTATGATATTATTATCACTTACGGTGGGCGTCAAGCCGGGTTCTGGGTTCGGATATGTCAGGTCAGGTACCCCGATCTATCGGGTAGCAAATTTCGTTGGATCCAATATGAAAATTTAGGGAATTCAAAATTGTCCGGTAGTTTAGGGTATCGAAAACTGAAACTAACTTTAATCATGTGGAATTTAATTCATAAGTTGGATGAAATAAATATGTATTgtacaattaaataattaaaaaaactagttttaaaaatattaaaacatatactctatacaaaaaaaattataattataattttaattctgttaaaacatgttcaatcatgaaattaaattagaaaccaaatttatttttctaatcATGCTATAAACTTACGATAGTATTAAATAAAGctacattttattaatttaataatttgcaACATTTCGAAAATATTACTGTTAATTTGGAAATCACACGTTTAGCATCTTATTTTATCTTACAATTTTCCTTTATTTGGTCTAGTAATTAGTAAATGCGTTATTTTGAATAAGATATGTAATATCACAAGCGTTTTGGGATGAAATTAGGAAAATAAACTCGGTCAAactttttaaaaagaaaataacctACACAaatgtatttaaaatttattgttggaggttattttttaaaaaataatagttgATCGAGATTAGACTAAAACAAACCTTGAATTTTGttgataataaataaataaaatatccaGCTTACTATAATACTGATAAATAATATCGATTAATACTTCTATCGCATTTATTATATTTCGTATCACGTCTGGAATGTATATACAAAAATCAAAATCCATCAAAAGCATAACCTGACTAAATGGTAAGTGAAAACAAAATACGGCTAATGTTCCATTCAACATAATAAGTCACAAAAAGAAGAATGGATAGATATTTCAAAAAACCTAATAAAAGGGAGAGGGAAAATTGCAGCCAGACTTTTGTGTCATTAATATTAAGCCCAAAAGTGACTGAAATAAACAGCCCACGGTGTCCACTTCTTGAGCTATATCCTAAGGTGCAGAACCTGCTGGTTAGAAGCACAAAATGGCAagtaagaaaataaataagctaTTCTCAGCTGCAGAAAATGTGTCAAGAAATAGATTGATCAGTCGATAATGCGGGTTGAACCTATTACGTGTGCGTGGGTGTGGGGGTGGTGGGGAAGGGGGCCTCCAATTTGAACGTAGATCGtcatttgttaattttttttttaaaacacattACAAGATAGTAACATGTAGAAACTTGGGACAGCCAAGAGGTTAGGCCACCCTACAGAAAAGGTTCAAACTGAAGATGGGACAACGAGAAATAAATGTTGAGCCTTTTTTCTCCTACTTACCAGTCAAAGGCTTGACATTGCGGCAGAACTTGCTGCCGCAAAGACATTGGAAGGCTTCGAATGGATGGTCAACATCATCGAAATCAATGCCATAGTCCTGCATTCAAAACATGTGAAAACTTCTCAGCAAAGAGCAAGCATTAAAACCATGGTTAGGTTGGTAAGACTCCATATACCCTTGAGCATTTGACAAAATTTAAATAGAAAATTGGATGACTATAAATTACTGATAATATATTGGGTGACAAATGGTTGTAGCTGAAAACTTAAACTTAATTACTCTCGATTGTTTTCCTTCTTTTCTCTGAATGTCAAGAACTTTGTGCTAGGATACTCGATCTTATGTTTCCTCTTCAATTCTGAGTACTTTATGGTGCCAGAAAAAAACCAAGTTTTTTGATTGGTTGAGCTACAGGATTGAGTTATCATAAGATACTTGGACTTGATTCTGAAGTTTGTCAACCAGAACAATCTGGCCATCatcaaaacaagaaaactttCCTATAAAATGCTAGTCCATAGTCCGTGCAAATGTTCATATACCACCAATCCAATATTGAATCGTCAAAACAAGACAACTTTTTTACCTCACACAATTCCACATATAACTTTTCTTACATTTGAACTTTAGCATTCTATGACTCTGAAAACCAAATTTGCAGCAGATAAGCATAACCTACTTACCCAAGTGAGTTCTTCCATAGCTTTCACGTTTCTTGTAGTGAATAAAGCAAGCTGTGTTTggtcaccaaaaaaaaaaattttattggcaCTTGACTCCAAAAAATTTGGAACAGGGTATGCTTAAAAGACACCACAAAAGTATGAGATCTCATACGTGGTAATAGTGGCGATCTGGAGTCTCGACCTCAACTGGTACTGACACCAAGTTTGAGTCATAGCATCTAACGTGATCAGAAAAAAGGATGAAGATGTCAGGAAAAACTACCATCAAAATCAAAACAGGTTAAGACTCTTCAAAAAGAAAATCTTCCCAGTTTGTTGAGAAGTGTGAAAGAAAAATAACACCGTTTGAGGAGTAAAAGAAATTTAAGCAAATAATAAAGTGCCATAACCATATAAAAGTGTGTGCTAGCCCCAGCATTTGCAGCATAATAGAAAGGAGCACCAAACTTAACTATTTACACCGTAGTGTAATAAGAAATAAGTTTTGAAAGGCGTACTTGGCCTTTCATGAACCAAGTCTAAAGGACTGCTtacataaatccaaacataaatccaaacatagtTACCTAAATCTATCTCCCACAGATAACAAAGATGGGAGACCCATTACCATTCTCCATAACCAAAGAGAAACAAAAATGGAATACATCAAATGCAGTATATCAAACGAAATTACCTGTGATTAATAAACCTTGCCACATTCCCATAACATGTAGCGTCTAAATAAAGAGCTTCTTCATCTTTCAGCACTTCTTTGGAACCCCAATCGGCATCAAGAAGAACAGGATACGAATGTTTCACTCCTTGAGAACTCCGTGAAACACGATCAAAGAGCTCAGAGTTGGTTAAAACCTCTCCCACATATTCACAAACAAACGCACCTGTTGGAATGTCTTCCAGAGTGCGTAGACCCCACCCTTTTCCTTCAGCAGTCATAAACACCTAAAATGAACCATAAGAAAAACAGGTGGAAATTTCAGTCAACTTCTATAAAAAAATACTAACTATGGTAGGTGGGCTgggttggggggggggggggggggggggggagaactCAAGACCCAGCCACAGTCATACCTGTATGTGGTAACTTATTCCTCTCTGTACCACTCGATTGCCACATTGTTTATTACAGCCACATTTCCACCAGCATTCTTTGATGAATTTCCTCATGAGATGACCTTTGCAAGGTTCAGTAAcatctttattttttgatttctgAAGAGGACATAGCTTACAGAAAAATTGACAGTGTTTCTTCGGATCTCGACTCGTGGAGATACTCTCTTTAAGAAATTCTTCCCTAATGAGGCCATCCAAAGTGTAAACAAACTCACCTCCAGTTTCAAGCCCACAAGCACAAGGTATAGACAAGGATAAGCAATCACCAGAACAAGTCGAGCAACACTTGTTTTCTCCTATACGAGCTAAAGCAAAATTTACACGCGCATTTTGGAAAACAGCATTTTGTGTTATGTAGCAGAAAGATGGTCTGCACTCATTATTGAATTCATTTACCATCATAATTGACACTTTTTCTTGTCCCTTGGATATGTCATTAGCATCATGGAGAGACATGATCTTTTCACGAGTCAACAAGCACTCCTTACCGACTATCAAATTAGAGTCGCCTTCAATATCATTGTCTTGAAGTTTTCCATTTGTTACATGATCCTCGCCACCACCCATCTCGTTAGATTGTAAACCTTCACCAAGGCCATCACAAGATGGAAGAAGTAGTAACATTTTGTGCAGCATAGTTTCAGCATCAAACTGAGAATCAACAATTCCAGAAGAGTTCTGCAATAAGTTGCCAGCCGGTGTCACATCAGTGGCTTCTGATGACTCATGAGTGGATTCAGTTCCTAATCTCAGAACACATTCACACATTTCTTGCATAAGGTTCCTCACTGAAAATTTTGGGTCCACAGTTTTGTATAATCTCAGACAATTATCCTCCACAGATTTTAGAACAGCTTCAAGACCAGGCATATGGAAGTCAGGCATTCCAAGAGCCAAGTCGCAGTTCAACAAAATTTTTACCTCTCCACAAGGTGAGGAAGCAATTTCGAGGTTAGAAGAGCATACATC
Proteins encoded:
- the LOC140880182 gene encoding probable inactive histone-lysine N-methyltransferase SUVR2, which translates into the protein MSKETKKKVACAFDAMKNLGIPIDKVKPVLKNLLKLYDKNWMLIEAENFRALADAIFESEEAETSRHAVKLANNEAAEHSKKNVNENENYLEEDAIEEPERPLKRLRPRYQEGQTSPINNSSVPRTPLIIPKEEPDVLPENQHLNLNQSQSTVEPSQPVTDGNPIVKSQGGTVQSLGKNKGKQPVSPNLSIAHERCDPCRPSDSHGRHKITSLRIESKSPSGSMQPLDKGKGSLSPIPEDGSVSDNSMVAVHLKESNVEPDTFHSLKRKNIESRALITYHSSESDSTHVPFPPDERANNGNHAVISDVCSSNLEIASSPCGEVKILLNCDLALGMPDFHMPGLEAVLKSVEDNCLRLYKTVDPKFSVRNLMQEMCECVLRLGTESTHESSEATDVTPAGNLLQNSSGIVDSQFDAETMLHKMLLLLPSCDGLGEGLQSNEMGGGEDHVTNGKLQDNDIEGDSNLIVGKECLLTREKIMSLHDANDISKGQEKVSIMMVNEFNNECRPSFCYITQNAVFQNARVNFALARIGENKCCSTCSGDCLSLSIPCACGLETGGEFVYTLDGLIREEFLKESISTSRDPKKHCQFFCKLCPLQKSKNKDVTEPCKGHLMRKFIKECWWKCGCNKQCGNRVVQRGISYHIQVFMTAEGKGWGLRTLEDIPTGAFVCEYVGEVLTNSELFDRVSRSSQGVKHSYPVLLDADWGSKEVLKDEEALYLDATCYGNVARFINHRCYDSNLVSVPVEVETPDRHYYHLALFTTRNVKAMEELTWDYGIDFDDVDHPFEAFQCLCGSKFCRNVKPLTAGSAP
- the LOC140883044 gene encoding large ribosomal subunit protein uL14, coding for MSKRGRGGSAGNKFRMSLGLPVAATVNCADNTGAKNLYIISVKGIKGRLNRLPSACVGDMVMATVKKGKPDLRKKVMPAVIVRQRKPWRRKDGVFMYFEDNAGVIVNPKGEMKGSAITGPIGKECADLWPRIASAANAIV